Proteins co-encoded in one Microcoleus sp. AS-A8 genomic window:
- a CDS encoding photosystem II q(b) protein gives MTTTLQRERTASVWDRFCEWVTSTNNRLYVGWFGVLMIPTLLTATTCFIIAFIAAPPVDIDGIREPVAGSLL, from the coding sequence ATGACAACCACACTACAACGCGAACGTACCGCTTCCGTCTGGGATCGGTTCTGCGAGTGGGTAACTAGCACCAACAACCGCCTCTATGTGGGCTGGTTCGGTGTCCTGATGATCCCCACCCTGTTAACCGCCACCACCTGCTTCATCATCGCCTTCATCGCTGCTCCTCCTGTGGACATCGATGGTATCCGCGAACCTGTTGCTGGTTCTCTGCT